A genome region from Halorubellus sp. JP-L1 includes the following:
- a CDS encoding twin-arginine translocase subunit TatC, whose product MPDESDDRDPRDDDGVSDASVEGPEDATSDDAVPDSSSDDAETGDDADVADGEDADAENESADGDGDDVDEDSNDGSGGLEKVDADDGSGGLEKTESGLNPDVEPRSRRVDDPDADGESGADERSTVPDRGVEAGFERPEDAPEKRRPEHPDKLDANGGSDVPVGHAAGAPTPGEATPASAGAGANAGAGTGTGSGRGFDEDGDLFEGPPDDEEMPLADHIEEMMLRLAAVVFAGAVATVLMYLYSDYLVMEMWNDILPAGTDAARPHLYAPLEFILTKIKVASLAGVLIALPVLVYQSYLFMRPGLYPKERRYYIAAVPTSLVLAIFGMAFAYFAVLPGLFQYFDYYTEGNAVIAYGLQSTFNLIVALMGLQAVVFQIPLFVMLAIMMGVTSREWLEGRRLLFWGAFGGIAFLFAPDPTGMAPFIIAVSMIVLFEGTLALLRWTGR is encoded by the coding sequence ATGCCGGACGAGTCGGACGACCGCGACCCCCGCGACGACGACGGCGTGTCCGACGCCAGCGTCGAGGGGCCCGAGGACGCCACGAGCGACGACGCCGTTCCCGACTCGTCCAGCGACGACGCCGAGACCGGAGACGATGCCGACGTAGCGGACGGCGAAGACGCCGACGCCGAAAACGAGTCCGCTGACGGCGACGGCGACGACGTGGACGAGGACTCGAACGACGGTTCGGGTGGGCTGGAGAAGGTCGATGCCGACGACGGTTCGGGTGGGCTGGAGAAGACGGAGTCCGGGCTCAATCCCGACGTGGAGCCGCGGTCGCGGCGCGTCGACGACCCCGACGCGGACGGGGAGTCCGGGGCGGACGAGCGGTCGACGGTCCCGGACCGCGGCGTCGAGGCCGGGTTCGAGCGCCCGGAGGACGCTCCGGAGAAGCGTCGCCCCGAGCACCCCGACAAACTGGACGCGAACGGTGGGTCGGACGTTCCCGTCGGGCACGCGGCCGGTGCGCCGACGCCGGGGGAGGCGACGCCCGCCAGCGCGGGAGCGGGCGCGAACGCCGGCGCCGGTACCGGAACCGGCAGCGGTCGCGGGTTCGACGAGGACGGGGACCTGTTCGAGGGGCCGCCGGACGACGAGGAGATGCCGCTCGCGGACCACATCGAGGAGATGATGCTCCGGCTCGCCGCGGTCGTGTTCGCGGGCGCGGTCGCGACCGTCCTCATGTACCTCTACTCGGACTACCTCGTGATGGAGATGTGGAACGACATCCTGCCGGCGGGCACCGACGCGGCCCGCCCGCACCTCTACGCGCCCCTGGAGTTCATCCTCACGAAGATCAAGGTCGCGAGCCTCGCGGGCGTCCTCATCGCGCTCCCCGTGCTCGTCTACCAGTCGTACCTGTTCATGCGACCCGGGCTCTACCCGAAGGAGCGCCGGTACTACATCGCGGCGGTCCCGACGAGTCTCGTGCTCGCGATCTTCGGGATGGCGTTCGCGTACTTCGCGGTCCTCCCCGGCCTGTTCCAGTACTTCGACTACTACACGGAGGGGAACGCGGTCATCGCGTACGGCCTCCAGTCGACGTTCAACCTCATCGTCGCCCTCATGGGCTTGCAGGCGGTGGTGTTCCAGATCCCGCTGTTCGTGATGCTCGCGATCATGATGGGCGTCACGTCCCGGGAGTGGCTGGAGGGCCGTCGCCTCCTCTTCTGGGGGGCGTTCGGTGGGATCGCGTTCCTGTTCGCGCCGGACCCGACGGGGATGGCGCCGTTCATCATCGCGGTGTCGATGATCGTCCTCTTCGAGGGCACGCTCGCGCTCCTCCGCTGGACGGGGCGGTGA
- a CDS encoding M14 family zinc carboxypeptidase — protein sequence MARNIQEGDPDTANDEQDRYDHADAAELDDAAFEGRDGIDRRTFLGVAAATGAALALPGTVRADVTDDSMTDLAEFVVNSTPDEYEAALVLEFADADALSAFADEYGDPDWDVEQDDRAPKAVTRESPTPAAHGHLTAAEVQHVLDDLGGVDHVDFSPGANPFWKLDGGYDDGVFPPVEDARDFISHTETGAALEHLETEYPDMVRLERIGQGPGWDNEFTGEAPDPNDIYVAELTNDVQDEASFQEKDKAVFITGIHGNERAGVEAGSRIIEDAVTGDADAFTDLLDDIVVVWVYINPDGWTVRKPQYASQNPYASFFEPPFYGHYRGNASGVDTNRQYPTIGWANPAFWPADHGDAPDVRPGYDVGYDDVVPDALATVGHLRGYDNVEYLCDYHMMGFADTMVLNLESNAAYEHDGTHNLEEVNRRIDAAMTDQWGSPEAIAADTIRAGKDSVFGDPNDYVPDELLDYGSIYDSLGYNITGGLLGWAGQPEEFGGLGAVTVAPELAMRDFSDWRPYIERHLETAYRLSMREFAEMTAASTDATVATDGQDTAYVTTDELTRSSADLSHTDERPGNGNGRGQERATDVQRRHGTVQPGPGGRAGVNSKERTHSLAATVDDRGRESGVVTLRNPGGQVVRTIDLAETDERSFYVPQPDAGDWSVEYEGDGDVDVEFVTVETDEEHPDPEAAFGYSQEEYVVNPMQFFADLAPELEAGEMESVRVHDVRVGKLLRGNSGKRRYDKVVVSHDVGRDDPRYVAELEAFVDAGGDLVVTDTGLNLLADLDVGDAAAIEDGDLQSIRVGIANLTDRDFDHYLLDDIRPLQFEMWKSPQVGYVPNAPDQPATVVDDDAFADAGGDVAGRMTGELADGSDASGVAAGSLSAGDSEINVLGSVLPPANQRELHPFGMADYAVSFMGHTMICNALGFQQRRFVEDELVGTWGEIR from the coding sequence ATGGCACGAAACATACAGGAAGGCGATCCGGACACAGCGAACGACGAACAGGACCGATACGACCACGCGGACGCGGCCGAACTCGACGACGCAGCGTTCGAGGGACGGGACGGAATCGACCGCCGGACGTTCCTCGGCGTCGCCGCCGCGACCGGCGCCGCCCTCGCCCTCCCCGGCACCGTACGCGCCGACGTCACCGACGACTCGATGACGGACCTCGCGGAGTTCGTCGTCAACTCGACGCCCGACGAATACGAGGCCGCGCTCGTCCTGGAGTTCGCGGACGCGGACGCGCTGTCCGCGTTCGCCGACGAGTACGGCGACCCGGACTGGGACGTCGAACAGGACGACCGCGCGCCGAAGGCGGTCACGCGAGAGTCGCCGACGCCGGCTGCACACGGTCACCTCACCGCCGCCGAAGTCCAGCACGTGCTCGACGACCTCGGCGGCGTCGACCACGTCGACTTCTCCCCGGGCGCGAACCCGTTCTGGAAGCTCGACGGCGGCTACGACGACGGCGTCTTCCCGCCGGTCGAGGACGCTCGTGACTTCATCTCCCACACGGAGACCGGCGCGGCGCTCGAGCACCTCGAGACCGAGTACCCCGACATGGTCCGCCTCGAGCGGATCGGGCAGGGACCGGGGTGGGACAACGAGTTCACGGGCGAAGCCCCCGACCCGAACGACATCTACGTCGCCGAACTCACGAACGACGTCCAGGACGAGGCGTCGTTCCAGGAGAAGGACAAGGCCGTCTTCATCACTGGAATCCACGGGAACGAGCGCGCCGGCGTCGAGGCCGGAAGCCGGATCATCGAGGACGCAGTCACCGGCGACGCCGACGCGTTCACCGACCTCCTCGACGACATCGTCGTCGTCTGGGTCTACATCAACCCCGACGGCTGGACCGTCCGGAAGCCCCAGTACGCCTCCCAGAACCCGTACGCCAGCTTCTTCGAGCCGCCGTTCTACGGACACTACCGCGGGAACGCGTCGGGAGTCGACACGAACCGCCAGTACCCCACGATCGGGTGGGCGAACCCCGCGTTCTGGCCAGCCGATCACGGGGATGCTCCCGACGTCCGTCCCGGCTACGACGTGGGGTACGACGACGTCGTCCCGGACGCGCTGGCGACCGTCGGACACCTCCGCGGGTACGACAACGTCGAGTACCTCTGCGACTACCACATGATGGGGTTCGCGGACACGATGGTGTTGAACCTCGAGTCCAACGCCGCCTACGAGCACGACGGTACGCACAACCTCGAAGAGGTCAACCGACGCATCGACGCCGCGATGACCGACCAGTGGGGGAGCCCGGAGGCGATCGCCGCGGACACGATCCGCGCCGGCAAGGACAGCGTCTTCGGCGACCCGAACGACTACGTCCCGGACGAACTCCTCGACTACGGCTCGATCTACGACTCCCTGGGATACAACATCACGGGCGGACTGCTCGGCTGGGCCGGCCAGCCCGAGGAGTTCGGCGGCCTCGGCGCCGTCACCGTCGCCCCCGAGCTCGCGATGCGGGACTTCTCGGACTGGCGGCCGTACATCGAGCGCCACCTCGAGACCGCGTACCGGCTCTCGATGCGCGAGTTCGCGGAGATGACTGCCGCCAGCACCGACGCGACGGTCGCGACCGACGGCCAGGACACCGCCTACGTGACCACCGACGAACTGACCCGATCCTCGGCGGACCTCTCGCACACCGACGAACGCCCGGGGAACGGCAACGGCCGCGGCCAGGAGCGCGCGACCGACGTCCAGCGTCGACACGGGACAGTCCAGCCCGGCCCCGGTGGCCGCGCCGGCGTGAACTCGAAGGAACGGACGCACTCGCTCGCCGCGACCGTCGACGACCGCGGACGCGAGTCCGGCGTCGTGACGCTCCGCAACCCGGGCGGCCAGGTCGTTCGCACAATCGACCTCGCGGAGACCGACGAACGGAGCTTCTACGTCCCGCAGCCGGACGCGGGCGACTGGTCGGTCGAGTACGAGGGCGACGGCGACGTCGACGTCGAGTTCGTCACCGTCGAGACCGACGAGGAACACCCGGACCCCGAGGCGGCGTTCGGGTACTCCCAGGAGGAGTACGTCGTCAACCCGATGCAGTTCTTCGCGGACCTCGCCCCGGAACTCGAAGCCGGCGAGATGGAGAGCGTCCGCGTCCACGACGTCCGCGTCGGGAAGCTGCTGCGCGGGAACTCCGGGAAGCGCCGCTACGACAAGGTCGTCGTCTCCCACGACGTCGGCCGCGACGACCCGCGGTACGTCGCCGAACTCGAGGCGTTCGTGGACGCAGGCGGCGACCTCGTGGTGACCGACACCGGCCTGAACCTGCTCGCGGACCTCGACGTCGGCGACGCCGCGGCCATCGAGGACGGCGACCTCCAGTCGATCCGCGTCGGCATCGCGAACCTGACCGATCGGGACTTCGACCACTACCTCCTCGACGACATCCGGCCGCTCCAGTTCGAGATGTGGAAGAGCCCGCAGGTCGGGTACGTGCCCAACGCGCCCGACCAGCCCGCGACGGTCGTCGACGACGACGCGTTCGCGGACGCAGGCGGCGACGTAGCCGGACGAATGACGGGCGAGCTCGCGGACGGCTCCGACGCGAGCGGCGTCGCCGCCGGATCGCTGTCCGCCGGCGACAGCGAGATCAACGTCCTCGGGTCGGTGCTCCCGCCCGCGAACCAGCGGGAACTCCACCCGTTCGGGATGGCCGACTACGCCGTCTCGTTCATGGGCCACACCATGATCTGTAACGCCCTCGGCTTCCAGCAGCGCCGGTTCGTCGAGGACGAACTCGTCGGAACCTGGGGCGAGATCCGGTAG
- the larE gene encoding ATP-dependent sacrificial sulfur transferase LarE — MTDLAAKLDAMRADLGERDGVLVAFSGGVDSSVVAAVAHDALGGDAVACTAKSETLPDAELSDARRVADEIGIEHDVVEFSELDSPDFVANDGDRCYHCRTMRLGRMFERASERGIDVVCDGTNASDADGGHRPGLQAVDELDAFSPLLEHGFSKEDVRAAADEYDLSVADKPSMACLSSRIPTGIEVTEERLSRVEQAEAALREWGFSQFRVRDHDGLARIEVGPEELDVALDADFARAVRERLTEIGFEHVTLDLHGYRTGSVSPEADTAGGADDAGDDEPVVANVFDQEYPQ, encoded by the coding sequence ATGACTGACCTGGCGGCGAAGCTGGACGCGATGCGCGCGGACCTCGGCGAGCGCGACGGCGTCCTGGTGGCGTTCAGCGGCGGTGTGGACTCGAGCGTCGTCGCGGCGGTCGCACACGACGCCCTCGGCGGGGACGCGGTCGCGTGCACCGCGAAGAGCGAGACGCTCCCGGACGCGGAGCTGTCCGACGCGCGCCGGGTCGCCGACGAGATCGGGATCGAGCACGACGTCGTCGAGTTCAGCGAGCTGGATTCGCCGGACTTCGTGGCGAACGACGGCGATCGCTGCTATCACTGCCGGACGATGCGCCTGGGGCGGATGTTCGAGCGCGCGAGCGAGCGCGGCATCGACGTGGTCTGCGACGGGACGAACGCGAGCGACGCCGACGGCGGCCACCGCCCCGGCCTGCAGGCGGTCGACGAACTGGACGCGTTCTCGCCGCTCCTCGAGCACGGGTTCTCGAAGGAGGACGTGCGAGCGGCCGCGGACGAGTACGACCTCTCGGTCGCGGACAAGCCGTCGATGGCGTGCCTCTCCTCGCGCATCCCGACCGGCATCGAGGTCACCGAGGAGCGCCTGAGCAGGGTCGAGCAGGCGGAGGCGGCACTGCGCGAGTGGGGGTTCTCGCAGTTCCGCGTCCGCGACCACGACGGCCTCGCGCGCATCGAGGTCGGGCCCGAGGAACTCGACGTCGCGCTCGACGCGGACTTCGCGCGCGCGGTCCGCGAGCGCCTCACCGAGATCGGGTTCGAGCACGTCACGCTCGACCTCCACGGCTACCGTACCGGGAGCGTGAGTCCCGAGGCCGACACCGCCGGTGGGGCCGACGACGCGGGCGACGACGAGCCCGTGGTCGCGAACGTCTTCGACCAGGAGTACCCGCAGTAG